The Natrinema caseinilyticum genomic sequence GAGGTGACGGTAACGCGATCGTAACAATAGGGTTCGTTGACGTATCTCGTCGGCGATGCAGCGACGAACGTATCTCGCGGCCGCGGCGACGCTGCCGCTTGCGGGCTGTACCGAAACGGAGACGAGTTCGAGTCCTCGAGACGACGATTCCCCGAGCGACGAACCGGCGACGAACGACGCAACCGACGGTTCGCGGGCCGATCCCGGGGCGGTCGGGACCGTCGACGATTTCGAAGCGCTAGCCGCCTGGGATGCGGTCGCAGGAACGCTCTCCCCGGACCGCGACCGCGCCGTTCTCGGGTCACAGAGCGCTCGTCTCGAGGTCCCGGCCGAAGAGCCGAGCGCCAGGCTCACACGGCGGCTTTCGACGCCGCTCGATTGTTCGGCCGTCGCGCCGGGACTCGCCGTCGCGTCCGACGGTCTCGTGGTCCCCTGGCTGCGGCTGGTCGACGTCGACGGGAACGGCGCCGACTTCCGCAGGGCAATCAAGGGCGGCCTGCCGCTCGTGCGGCACAATTTCGGCGTCAAGGAGATCGCGGACGGGTTCGACCCGACCGCCGTCGAGACGATCCACCTGCTCGTCTGGACGGGCGAGGGAGCGACCGAGACGGTCTGGTTCGACGACCTCCACTTCGTGCCCCGACCGGAGCGGGGAAAGGTGATGATCCAGTTCGACGACGCTCACGTCACGGACTACACCGAGGCGCTGCCGA encodes the following:
- a CDS encoding polysaccharide deacetylase family protein; translation: MQRRTYLAAAATLPLAGCTETETSSSPRDDDSPSDEPATNDATDGSRADPGAVGTVDDFEALAAWDAVAGTLSPDRDRAVLGSQSARLEVPAEEPSARLTRRLSTPLDCSAVAPGLAVASDGLVVPWLRLVDVDGNGADFRRAIKGGLPLVRHNFGVKEIADGFDPTAVETIHLLVWTGEGATETVWFDDLHFVPRPERGKVMIQFDDAHVTDYTEALPILEEHGYPAVSFVPTGYVDYGEVAGDPKLTTDQTRELHDAGWCIANHTVSHEDLPELSADEQAAEIRGGQRWLRERGFDTGADYFAYPFGAYDGTTLEIVANTHDLAFGGGPPAQGYVTNTTLAPRIGEPTAEQSRTAIEHTASMRGITSLFFHRLEGEQLANFEATVELIDEYESAGEIDVILPDDIERRFVSSPRTRGADTNG